In a genomic window of Glycine max cultivar Williams 82 chromosome 13, Glycine_max_v4.0, whole genome shotgun sequence:
- the LOC102669151 gene encoding uncharacterized protein: MAIFNKMGIHGDKKEDITIVEKILRSMTPKFNFVGCYIEEAHDIEELSIDELQSSLLIHEKKINQQEIEEQALKVSTENHSTSKGERGRGRGRVRGIRGRGRGSNYHGNQQEHQQHHENQFHRRGRGQGGHHFIAHRPKSADKSDVECYRCHRYGHYQSECQTNLNKDNREKTNFVEKEEEVSLLMVCHVKEETQQNMWYLDTSCSNHICGDKMMFSDLDETFCNTVKFGDNSTVSVLGKGMVSCKKRDMKILSKMEYARSEMLK, from the exons ATGGCAATCTTCAACAAGATGGGGATCCATGGTGACAAAAAGGAGGATATCACTATAGTTGAGAAGATTCTTCGGTCCATGACTccaaaattcaattttgttgGTTGCTATATTGAAGAAGCTCATGACATCGAGGAACTCTCAATTGATGAACTGCAAAGTTCCTTATTGATTCACGAGAAGAAAATTAATCAGCAGGAGATAGAGGAACAAGCATTGAAAGTCTCAACAGAAAATCACTCAACATCAAAAGGAGAAAGAGGACGAGGAAGAGGGAGAGTTAGAGGCATCAGAGGCAGAGGCCGGGGAAGCAATTATCATGGCAATCAACAAGAACATCAACAACACCATGAGAATCAATTCCACAGAAGAGGAAGAGGTCAAGGAGGCCATCATTTTATAGCTCACAGACCAAAGTCAGCAGACAAGTCAGATGTTGAATGCTACCGATGTCACAGGTATGGCCATTATCAATCAGAATGTCAAACTAACTTGAACAAAGACAATAGAGAGAAAACTAACTTTGTTGAAAAGGAAGAGGAGGTGTCGCTTTTGATGGTGTGTCATGTGAAGGAAGAAACTCAACAAAACATGTGGTATTTAGACACTAGCTGCAGCAACCATATATGTGGAGACAAGATGATGTTCTCTGATTTAGATGAAACCTTCTGCAATACAGTCAAGTTTGGAGATAATTCCACAGTTTCTGTCTTGGGGAAAGGAATG GTCAGTTGCAAGAAAAGGGATATGAAAATTCTATCAAAGATGGAGTATGCCAGATCCGAGATGCTAAAATAG
- the LOC121173297 gene encoding DNA polymerase I A, chloroplastic/mitochondrial — MLEAFEAGGDFHSRTAMNMYPHIREALEKKEVLLEWHPQPGEDKPPVPLLKDAFASERRKAKMLNFSIAYEKTPVGHGKIYLKAAKNYLEKKTNETYAEFLCLLQVLFNFQMMHL, encoded by the exons ATGTTGGAAGCTTTTGAAGCTGGTGGAGATTTCCATTCAAGGACTGCAATGAATATGTACCCACATATTCGTGAAGCACTTGAAAAAAAGGAAGTGCTTCTTGAGTGGCATCCTCAGCCTGGTGAAGATAAACCCCCAGTTCCTCTTTTGAAG GATGCCTTTGCTTCTGAAAGAAGAAAAGCTAAAATGCTTAACTTCTCAATTGCATATGAGAAGACTCCTGTGGGGCATGGGAAGATTTACTTGAAAGCTGCCAAGAATtacttggaaaaaaaaacaaatgaaacttATGCTGAATTCTTATGTCTTCTGCAGGTGCTATTTAATTTCCAAATGATGCATTTGTGA
- the LOC102669282 gene encoding putative multidrug resistance protein — translation MGGLSILSALPNLTAITEATAAVTRLFEMIDRVPTIDSEDKKGKALSYVRGEIEFQDVYFCYPSRPDTPVLQGFNLTVPAGKSVGLVGGSGSGKSTVIQLFERFYDPVEGVILLDGHKTNRLQLKWLRSQIGLVNQEPVLFATSIKENILFGKEGASMENVISAAKAANAHDFIVKLPDGYETQVS, via the exons ATGGGAGGCTT GAGCATTTTAAGTGCCCTTCCAAATTTAACTGCCATCACAGAGGCAACTGCTGCTGTCACTCGCCTTTTCGAAATGATTGATCGAGTGCCGACTATAGATTCTGAAGATAAGAAAGGAAAGGCCTTATCATATGTGAGGGgagaaattgaatttcaagacgTCTACTTCTGTTACCCATCTAGGCCAGACACACCAGTCTTGCAGGGATTCAATCTCACTGTCCCAGCAGGCAAGAGTGTAGGCCTTGTGGGAGGGAGTGGTTCAGGTAAATCCACTGTCATACAACTGTTTGAAAGGTTTTATGACCCTGTTGAGGGAGTAATACTCTTGGATGGTCACAAGACTAATAGGCTTCAGCTCAAGTGGTTGAGATCTCAAATTGGCCTAGTAAATCAAGAGCCTGTTCTCTTTGCCACTTCcataaaagagaatatattATTTGGAAAAGAAGGAGCCTCAATGGAAAATGTGATTAGTGCGGCTAAAGCAGCTAATGCACATGATTTCATAGTCAAGTTGCCAGATGGATATGAAACTCAAGTAAGTTGA
- the LOC100806863 gene encoding uncharacterized protein: MNGVSPLEAQAFNYLSFGFLTLLNNFWTWLAFTFWRTRAPTSELLPPPDDPVRDESDPVAVTGPSPTVVDVDGARKGKFTLYYEDESERECESHQETTALTERDGRGLKWWESWEELLKIRRGEDQNGWYTCQDLTVLNGSVVRLWDGGFGFGTSPQNPGTLQDVFLYGKLYNSISTDIY; this comes from the coding sequence ATGAACGGTGTTTCTCCTCTAGAGGCCCAAGCCTTCAACTACCTGAGCTTCGGTTTCCTCACCCTCCTCAACAATTTCTGGACATGGCTCGCCTTCACTTTCTGGAGGACCCGAGCCCCCACCTCCGAGTTGCTGCCACCACCCGATGACCCGGTTCGCGACGAGTCGGATCCTGTTGCCGTGACCGGGCCAAGTCCAACTGTGGTTGACGTTGACGGTGCGAGGAAGGGGAAATTTACCTTGTATTACGAGGATGAGTCTGAGAGGGAATGCGAGAGCCACCAGGAGACGACGGCGCTAACGGAGAGAGACGGAAGAGGCCTGAAGTGGTGGGAGAGTTGGGAAGAGTTGTTGAAAATAAGACGAGGAGAAGACCAGAACGGATGGTACACGTGCCAGGATTTAACGGTGCTTAACGGCAGCGTTGTTAGGTTATGGGATGGTGGCTTCGGCTTTGGTACCTCACCACAGAACCCAGGGACACTACAAGATGTGTTCTTGTATGGTAAATTATATAATAGCATATCTACCGATATTTATTAG